In the genome of Mycobacterium kansasii ATCC 12478, one region contains:
- the map gene encoding type I methionyl aminopeptidase, whose translation MRALARLRGRKVVPQRTAGELDAMAAAGAVVAAALRAVRAAADAGVSSRTLDDIAETVIREAGATPSFLGYHGYPASICVSVNDRVVHGIPSGAEILAAGDLVSVDCGAVLDGWHGDAAITFGVGPLSPADEALSEATRESLEAGIKAMMVGNRLTDVSHAIERGTRTAETRYGRSFGIVDGYGGHGIGRQMHLDPFLPNEGAPGRGPVLVAGSVLAIEPMLTLGTGRTVVLDDNWTVTTADGSRAAHWEHTVAVTEDGPRILTFG comes from the coding sequence ATGCGTGCCCTGGCACGGTTGCGGGGCCGCAAAGTCGTGCCACAACGCACTGCCGGCGAGCTTGACGCGATGGCCGCGGCGGGCGCTGTGGTGGCTGCGGCCCTGCGGGCCGTCCGCGCCGCGGCGGACGCCGGGGTGTCCAGCCGGACCCTCGACGACATCGCCGAGACGGTGATCCGCGAAGCCGGCGCTACCCCGTCGTTCCTGGGCTATCACGGCTATCCGGCGTCGATCTGCGTTTCGGTCAATGACCGGGTGGTCCACGGCATTCCCTCCGGCGCCGAAATCCTGGCCGCCGGCGACCTGGTTTCGGTCGACTGCGGCGCGGTCCTGGACGGCTGGCACGGCGACGCGGCAATAACCTTCGGGGTCGGACCGCTCAGTCCGGCCGACGAAGCCCTGTCGGAAGCGACCCGGGAATCACTGGAAGCCGGAATCAAGGCGATGATGGTCGGTAATCGGCTGACCGACGTCTCGCATGCCATCGAGCGGGGCACCCGCACCGCCGAAACCCGCTACGGCCGTTCGTTCGGAATCGTCGACGGGTACGGCGGCCACGGGATCGGCCGGCAGATGCACCTGGATCCGTTCTTGCCCAACGAGGGCGCTCCCGGGCGCGGACCGGTGCTGGTCGCGGGCTCGGTGCTGGCCATCGAACCAATGTTGACCCTTGGCACCGGCAGAACCGTGGTGCTCGACGACAACTGGACAGTCACTACTGCCGACGGATCGCGTGCGGCACACTGGGAGCACACAGTTGCGGTAACCGAGGACGGGCCCCGAATCCTGACCTTTGGTTAA